The genomic interval ttgtcctggtctccgctgtctttcagggcagtagaggtcctttctaggtgctgatccaccatctggtctggatacgtactggatccgggtgactgcagtgaccctctgatctggatacagactggatctggtggctacagtgacctcggaataacagagaaacaaacaaatattagcgtggatgccattcttctaataatctagcaagtacatagggtgttatgggaagtgttcccggttccggtttacctaattaatgcagcctaaagatcctttaacggatttggatattaaaagcaaattagtatgttatgtgtaatccAGGTTatagagatgggtctttaatgtagatttaaactgcaagagtgtgtttgCCTCCCAAACattgttaggtaggttattccaaatATAGTGAATATAGAtatagaaatatagagctgagtaccatcagcataacagtgaaagataacaccatgtttcctgatgatatctcccaagggtaacatataaagcgtgaagagtagcggccctagtactgagacttgaggtactccatactgcacttgtgatcgatatgatacatcttcattcactgctacgaactgatggcagtcatataagtacgatttaaaccatgccaatgcacttccattgatgccaaaaaagtgttcaagtctatgcaaaagaatgttgtggtcaattgtgtcaaacgcagcactaagatccaataaaactaatagagagatacacccacgatcagatgataagagcagatcatttgtaagtctaaggagagcagtctcagtactatgatatggtctaaatcctgactggaaatcctcacatataccatttttctctaagaaggaatataattgtgaggataccaccttttctagtatcttggacagaaaagagagattcgagattggtctataattaactagttctttggggtcaagttgaaACCGTGTCTCCACAGCATGGCACCGGTGgtaacagcgagaataaaagtaacacctttctttgcatgaacattcgGGCAGTGTGACGTAGACATGtcgggcgtgttagaatgagctgttttaggtaGGCGTTGTTAACTCTTAACAGTTCAGATCTTCTTTACTCACCAAGAGTTTCTAAcagtccaaagagaaaggaaagagaaactaaatttaaacaattcttagtatgaaataaatgtataaaatacataaCTTCAGCCCACAGTATCCACTCAATATATTGATTATAATTATCTTCCTCCATCATATCAGTCTCTGCTGGTTTTTGTAAGGGAAAGCAATTGGGTTGATAAGAAGAGGACAGCCCTCGCCAATCTGTTAGACATTACAAGATAAACATGCAAGTTCAGTGCCATTATTTAACTGATCAAACAATGTCTTATATTTTCTCCAGGTTGAAGTTCCCGTCTGATCTGGATGAGTTGAGGGACCTAGCTGAGCTGCTGCAGTTCTATAAGACGGAACACACTGGATATGTGTTCATCCTCTTTTGCAGTGCCTACCTCTACAAGCAGTCATTCGCCATTCCAGGCTCATCCTTTTTGGTTGGTAACAGAGGTCTACTCTGTGAAACTAGTAGTAGACCTGCTTGAAAACACGTCATTAGACTGAAATAAAAGCTTTATAACCAGTTTCTCTAAAAGTATgcttaattgaattgaatgtgcACTTATAATGTAGTTTTAATTCTTGAAAGTATATTAACTGTTCATGCaactaataaattaatgaaaggtCACAAAATATAGACCCTACACTTTCATGAAAGTttcttaacaatttaaaaaactaaataatgtaataattttaattcattatgttttaaagctccaatatgtaggaattttgtaataaaatttccgaaaataacttgcacagtgtgatatatttcctccagttgtgtacttacaatatctcaaaagtctccaaagattttttatttcagagaaattccgattttaaataactggccgtcccggaaaagaaatgtcgcctctcagtgacgcaatgtccgCTCTATCCTTTTTTTccggtgtagaccatgtgatgttccaccacaccggaatatcacatggtcaaatgcggaactggtggttatgttatagccgcgTGTATAGTTTGGTTGTCattgttatggatcacgattactctttggcgagtattgaagtgccagtaaaacgtaagcgtccatattcggatacacgcagactgtgtgacaaacggaggaataaaaccaggataaatatcggccaggcgtttacgagatggagagagctgctcgaaaatcttggacttgacagacTAGGTAAGcaaatcaataatttattttgttattgtacaagtaacgtaatagttacagtaaagatgattttaattgatatgaATTAGaccacatgcctgtacattctgtcactgtagcattttttttatcaataacgttacctgtgagaaaataacataagtggcaaatggactgttatattgctctttgtactaagctaaggatttttatcacgtgtggtgaccgagattatgaaagtacaatttaatacaatcggatatgtgttgttaaaaatatatttagtcattacttgcaaatgttcgttcaaatttacttttagaacgattggtttgagcacgttaaacaacacggcattaaccataaacacgtaacactgcacaacattaacccaacaaatcatttaacaaatagctgtaagttgtaacgggataatatagtataacaattaattatgatgACAAAAAATAATACGATCtgatatacaggtaatacaaaaaacgaataaattacctcatccatgatcatgattcgtttatccaatttagatacattgctatggtgaaaacgcattaaaaacgacatctcccatcgtcacctgtttcatagcgtcatcaagcttcgcctttgttattgttggaaatgtgccctcttgtggtcaattacaaaaatTGCATACTGGAGctttaataatgatttaaagtTTACTAATTCTGATGTGCTGACTAGTACATAGTAATAATGGTACTAAATTGCGGCTACATCATTACagatatgtaataaatatatataaccaCATTCCAGAGGTTTAAATATTacctctcagataggtccttcaaggtatcttggagaggtgagttGTCCAAGTcccaacatctaactactggagtgcctcagggctcagttcctGGACCACTGTCACTGTCTACATggcattaggttctgtcattcaggaAGATGCCTTTTCATATCATGCTGATGACACTCATCTCTTCCTCTCATTCCTTTCTAATGATCCAACGATAACTGTTCGCAtgtcagcttgtctaacagacatttattGCTGGAttaaggaccatcaccttcaactcaaccttgccaagacaaaACTACTTTGTGGTTTTATCAAACCCATCATTTTATCACAATTTTGCCATCCAGTGTGGCACGTCAACCAaaatccttcaaaaacagccagaaacctgattgatgatcagctgactttctcagatgACGTTGCTAGAACTACCCGGTCTtgcatattttctttgttcaacatcaggaagatcaggccctttcttttaGAATATGCTTTCTCAATTCCTTGTTCAAGCTCGTTCTTTCCAGACTGgtctattgcaatgctctcttggcaggtcttccagccagttctatcaaacctttactgTTAATCCAGAACATGGCAGCAAGATGCATGAAAAAAATGCACATCACGccgctgtttatcaatttgcattggctaccaatagctgctcacataaaattcaaggaaataatgtttgcctacaaaaccacgcCTGGCTTTGCACCCCTTTACCTTACAAACTTATGTGATATCTAGAAGCTTACATTCATTCTGCAGGTGAACGTAGCATTAttttgccatcccaaagaggcacaaaatcattttcacaaatttttactttaactgttccctcctggtgacCTACCCAACTCAATCCGAACAGTTGAGTCCTTAGCCATATTCAAGAAATggctaaaacacatctcttccatctttatttgaccctctaacccaagcaatctctattctaattctattctttaaaaaaattgaaagacTTGTACTCTTTTTCCtttcagacttgcactctattcatttactaCTTGTTTTCTTTAGAACTAGATAGTTCTATGTTCTATTCCTTTTCTattatatctgtttttatttttatttattaaaatcattgCTCTCTTTTGCATATCATTTCCTttcattgttctcatttgtaagctgctttggataaaagcatctgctaaatgactaaatttacTTCTTTTTCACAGGGGGACAATTAATATACAAACAGTacaattgtttatatataatgtGGCTGTATGTAGCTGATGACCTAATAAAAAAGCCTTTACTGTCAGTTTTTCTTGTCATGTCTAGAACATGCTGGCGGGGGCATTATTTGGGCCGTGGCATGGGCTCCTCATCGCCTGCACTTTGACTACTGTGGGTTCCACCAACTGCTACCTGCTGTCCCGTACATTTGGCAAACGCCACATAGTCAGGCTCTTCCCTGAGAAGGTGGCCATGCTGCAGAGAATGGTGGGTCACCTCTGGGTGTTAAACACATGATAGTGGGATTTCCATTAATAAATGTTCTTAAAATAGTCAGTGAATATATGTGCAGTCTCCACAGCACAACTgtgattaaatgcatatttacactgtaacaaggaaaccttaaaataaagtgtaacccaagtGGAATAGCTAGAGTAAATAGTACATAGGTGGAACTAAACATGATCTTTTTGGACATCATATAAACAGACATTTGGCTGATTTCATTTCTTTCAATGTAAActataaaatgttgaatacacataaataaatttgcagcataaaaactattaaactttCTTTTAATTAGTTTACTGAGACAGTATACTTGTACTTTTTTAGACAAGTGGGATAGATGTAACTAATAAACTAGCATTATAACAGAATTTTTCACTTGTAGTTCACAGTATATTTACGATACAGGAAAAAccttgtgtactcaaagtttactTAAATGATGCTTAAAGTACATTAAagtgtatacatttataaactgAAATGTGGGCCAATTTACTTCCAAAGTAGTACTGAAAAAGTACACTTGCAAGTCTGCAAGTACTACTATATTGATTTTAGTATACGTAGTACATGGAATACTGTATACTTCAGTTTACCAAATAAAATGATCccaaagtatgtatatatattttgtaaggGATACTTTttgattataaatgtaatatgtttaaaAGTATCTCAGTTTGGCAGCCTTGACCATaatcattattttcaatatgagcaCATGATGAATCTCTCTCTATTAGGTGGAAGAGAACAGGAGTAGTTTGTTCTTCTTCTTGCTCTTTCTGCGGTTCTTTCCCATGACACCAAACTGGTTTCTGAATGTCACCTCTCCAATCCTCAACATCCCCATCACCATATTCTTTTTCTCCATCCTCATTGGTGAGCTTACAGTACATTTTCAGTTATACATTCATGGATTTTTTTATGTCATAGGTGTACTTACAATCCACGGCAATTccacactgtttttgtttttttcataatgaTTCCATTTTGACCTTCTATAGTTTTTAGGTGGCCAGAATCTAAACAGTTATTAAGTAAAAATACAGCTTCTGGAGAAAAACAACCCTCATGATCTTAAATGCTTATTTTCTTCCCAGGTCTAATCCCTTATAATTTTATCTGTGTCCGTACGGGTGCCATATTGTCTGAGATTCACTCTTTGGACGACATCTTTTCTTGGAGGACCCTGTTTCAGCTCTTGTTGATCGCGTGTGTGGCTCTGCTTCCTGGAGCTCTGATCCGCCACTACAGTCAGGCCCACCTCAAACTTGATGGAATGGAACCCAATGGACACCAAAAGGTCCTGAACGATCGCAAGACTAGATGAACCAAAGACACACAGAAGAGGAGACTGCAGCCTGTTGATATGGGACTGATCATTGGTCTGGAGTCACAGCTGAGGATTCGGTTATGAATGTCTGAATGCAGAGTGGAACTGACATGGACAGAAATAGAGAATATAAATTACCGAATGTCTATAATGAAGAGACTATTAATGTCTTAAAAGAGAACACACTCAAATTGCTGatgttacatatataatattggACATTGCCTCATTatataggaaaaaaaataatctgacaGCCTAGCCTAGCCTAGtttttttattgaagcaaaaaatatatagttgtGTTTTCAAATGTTGTTTAGTGACCATGTTTGTTTGTAGTTTATGTGCATTTACAGTATGGTTTTATTCAGTTGTGGAAACTGTAAATAACTGTAAGTTCCATGTGTTTTTGAGTGTTTACACATTTTACCAAAATAGAACTACTGATTAGTTACTTTGCCCTCTAAATGGACACTGAAATAGTAGTAACCTAAAATGATCAAATCTACATATCTGGGTTTATTCAAGtcaaaactattataaaattttGCTCAGTTAACCgaaatacattcatttataaaaaaaaaaaaattgggaattAAAACATATAAATTTAAACTTTCTGCTCAAGACCtgaacgtaaaaaaaaatattatatacatttatttttattattatttaaaagaagtACTACAGATTTACCTATACTGTATCAAACTTTTTATTCACTTAATAAGTGATGCAGCcatttgtaacttgaatgtgCGAGGCATGCCATgtcattattgtaatattaattcaaCAGAATGTAGTAATTATAGACACTTGTTACTGCATACTGCACTTGTTATTACCTATACCAGCTAATGAATCAGATTTCACAAAAAACTGCTTACTTCTGCACTAAAAAAAGGTGCATACCactaaagtgatttttttaaagattattagaTATTATATTCGTGATCCTCAAGCATCCTAATATCATGGTGTTCTTTTATTTGCAAGTTAATATAGACTTGTGAACTGAtcatttactaaatatttagGAGTCGCACAATACATTCAGGTCTTGATAACTGACTTGATCATACGATACATATAGAACTAACTTTGTTATATTTGCACGTGCCCCACTAATGACTTCTTTTGGACAGTTAGGCAGTATTAATGcagtgtatttaaatttaaagtaagTAAATTTAAAGTAAAGTCCCATAATAAAATGGGATCAGTACACATTTGTACTGATCATTAGTTTGTGGTTAACTGTGCCATGAATGTATCAATTATCAGCATGTCACAGAAACTCTAAATTCTATTCCTGTTAAATCATTTCCACTGCAATTTCATGAATTGCATTTACAGGTGCTACTTGATTAAGTACAGGTAATGACTGCATTACAGTAGCTGTCCTGTTTTAAGTTATGGAAACAATAAATCAATGTCTTAATGTGTACATAAGTTAAGGTTTAGTTTTTGCATTAAAAACTGCTGATTGAGGGTTTGAACATTATAATTCTATTATAATCAAGTTATAACCGCTTTTTTCACAACTAAGACGCACTTaaaaagtcaataataaaaacatcttattGTAACCTATATGTTAAATTCTGTGGAACGGATGTATGCATGGTAAAATTGCTGAAATGAGTGATATAATCATACCATATTGGCACCAGAAAGCATAATAAAATTAGAGAAACTAATTCTAGAGTTCTGTGGTTGCATATTTTATGCTGATCAATTATGtgtaaaatgcatgcatgtacagtataacTGCAGGATAAGAACATTGTAATATTCTATTAATATAGTGTAGtaatatattccaatagaaatCAAGGTTTCACTTTAGCATCTTATGGAAGCCATGCAGTTTCAATAAAATttaaggtaattgtgactttttatctcatagttCAGACAATGTTTTCTCTAAAACATGCAGAAAAcgtcagaattctgactttttttccacTTGAAATTTTTTTGTCTGAATTCTGATAGAtcatgcatattatatatatatatatatatatatatatatatatatatatatatatatatatatatatatatatatatatatatatatatatatataacatatgatATGAATTTGGAGATCAAATTGAtcaataaccttttttttcttttttgtggtgGAAACAAGCATCCACAGAATCTTTAAGCTATTGATGACACAAGTAAACTTTATATATTGATACAAAGatgaagaaaacattattttaaagactCTTTTTATTGCTCATATCCATGTGAAGGGTAGTGTGACCCTTCcagaaacataaaaacagatgTGTATTCATGATTGTTCACTCACACTCATATTGTCCCCAACTCACCCACACTTGGCTAGAGCCAACAGTAATACCAATGGAATATGTCCCCCTTTTGCCCAGATCTGAAATTAGTTTGTTAACTCATTTTTACATTGTGTGACATTACTATAAAAGTGGATCAGATAAGAGACAGGCTTATCAAACACCCAGAAGTATTCACGGTACAAGTGGAGAATAAAGACATTTTGAACATGGCAGAATGTGAAGAGAAACAGACTCAGAGACAGCTGCAGAAGTAATACGGCAAAGACTAGGTTTCATGTACGTTTTCTTTGTACATGATCTGAGAAGAGATGGTCTCGAGACCGCTGGACATCCCTCCTATTTGACACAGCAACATTTTACTACAGAAACCCAAACTAGAAAGATCAAATTCAATTGTGTCTAATATTGTTATGCTAACATTCAGCAGTAAACTGGAGATTATTCctataataaaaacacacacatatgctgtTAGAATAACA from Carassius auratus strain Wakin chromosome 26, ASM336829v1, whole genome shotgun sequence carries:
- the tmem41ab gene encoding transmembrane protein 41A-B, whose translation is MRSVWGLIALVAAASFYLYVLSASLPPGPRAARLHDAQPEHTADEPPEEELRLKFPSDLDELRDLAELLQFYKTEHTGYVFILFCSAYLYKQSFAIPGSSFLNMLAGALFGPWHGLLIACTLTTVGSTNCYLLSRTFGKRHIVRLFPEKVAMLQRMVEENRSSLFFFLLFLRFFPMTPNWFLNVTSPILNIPITIFFFSILIGLIPYNFICVRTGAILSEIHSLDDIFSWRTLFQLLLIACVALLPGALIRHYSQAHLKLDGMEPNGHQKVLNDRKTR